In a single window of the Marinobacter bohaiensis genome:
- the betA gene encoding choline dehydrogenase, with protein sequence MKFDREFDYVVVGTGSAGCVLANRLTEDGRDQVLVLEAGRRDDTWKIHMPAALMYNLMDDKYNWYYHTEPQEHMDNRRLYWPRGKVWGGGSALNAMVYIRGHAYDYDRWHEEGATGWRYQDVLPYFRKAESREKGADDYRGGNGPLNVHTGDEPNPLFDAFIEAGQQAGYPFTEDMNGYQQEGVGMMDMTIKQGKRWSAAQAYLRPVLSRANLTTETGAMTHRILFDGDTAVGVEYVQDGKTVRVAARKEVIVSSGAINSPQLLMLSGIGPEAELQKHGIKVKADRPGVGQNLQDHLELYVQHECKEPVTLYKYTTQPGKTVAGVKWFLNHDWGACRTAHLEAGGFIRTEAGVQHPDIQFHFLPSQVLDHGRKDAECHGFQVHVGPMRPTSRGYLTLKSDKPGDHPIIQPNLLSTERDRWEMRESVKLTRELFQQKAFDRFRGKELRPGADMTSDADIDAFVRQYSDSAYHPSCTCKMGSADDPMAVVDEQARVYGVQNLRVVDASIMPSVVSGNLNAPTIMLAEKCADHIRGRDPLNPMPVDVWEHPDWQNKQR encoded by the coding sequence TTGAAGTTTGATCGCGAATTCGACTACGTGGTGGTGGGCACCGGTTCCGCCGGTTGTGTCCTGGCCAATCGCCTGACCGAGGACGGCCGGGATCAGGTGCTGGTGCTGGAAGCCGGACGCCGGGACGACACCTGGAAGATCCACATGCCGGCGGCCCTGATGTACAACCTGATGGACGACAAGTACAACTGGTACTACCACACCGAACCCCAGGAACACATGGACAACCGCCGCCTGTACTGGCCGCGCGGCAAGGTCTGGGGCGGTGGGTCCGCGCTCAACGCCATGGTCTATATCCGCGGTCACGCCTATGACTACGACCGCTGGCACGAGGAAGGCGCGACGGGCTGGCGTTACCAGGACGTGCTGCCGTACTTCCGCAAGGCCGAATCCCGCGAGAAGGGCGCCGACGACTATCGCGGCGGTAACGGCCCGCTCAACGTCCACACCGGCGACGAGCCCAACCCGCTGTTCGATGCCTTTATCGAGGCCGGTCAGCAGGCGGGCTATCCTTTTACCGAAGACATGAACGGTTACCAGCAGGAAGGCGTGGGCATGATGGACATGACCATCAAGCAGGGCAAACGCTGGAGCGCCGCCCAGGCGTACCTGCGCCCGGTGCTGTCGCGCGCCAACCTGACCACTGAGACCGGTGCCATGACCCACCGTATCCTGTTCGACGGCGACACCGCCGTGGGCGTGGAATACGTGCAGGACGGCAAGACCGTCCGGGTGGCGGCGCGCAAGGAAGTGATCGTCAGCAGTGGGGCCATCAATTCGCCGCAGTTGCTGATGCTGTCGGGCATCGGCCCGGAAGCGGAGCTGCAGAAGCACGGCATCAAGGTGAAGGCGGATCGCCCCGGGGTGGGTCAGAATTTGCAGGACCACCTGGAACTGTACGTCCAGCACGAGTGTAAGGAACCGGTGACGTTGTACAAGTACACCACCCAGCCGGGCAAGACCGTCGCCGGCGTGAAGTGGTTCCTCAACCACGACTGGGGCGCGTGCCGCACGGCGCATCTGGAAGCGGGCGGTTTCATTCGCACCGAGGCGGGCGTGCAGCATCCGGACATCCAGTTCCACTTCCTGCCGTCCCAGGTGCTGGATCACGGCCGCAAGGACGCCGAGTGTCACGGCTTCCAGGTTCACGTCGGCCCGATGCGGCCCACCAGCCGCGGCTACCTGACCCTGAAATCCGACAAGCCGGGCGATCACCCGATCATCCAGCCCAACCTGCTCAGTACCGAGCGGGACCGCTGGGAAATGCGGGAGAGCGTCAAGCTGACCCGCGAGCTGTTCCAGCAGAAGGCGTTCGACCGGTTCCGCGGCAAGGAACTGCGTCCCGGCGCGGACATGACCTCCGACGCCGACATCGACGCCTTCGTGCGCCAGTACTCCGACAGCGCCTACCACCCGTCCTGCACCTGCAAGATGGGCAGCGCCGACGACCCCATGGCGGTGGTCGACGAGCAGGCGCGTGTCTACGGCGTCCAGAACCTGCGGGTGGTGGATGCCTCGATCATGCCCAGCGTGGTGAGCGGCAACCTGAACGCGCCGACCATCATGCTGGCGGAAAAATGCGCGGACCATATCCGCGGTCGGGACCCGCTGAACCCGATGCCGGTGGATGTCTGGGAACATCCGGACTGGCAGAACAAGCAGCGATAA
- a CDS encoding polyphosphate kinase 2 family protein — translation MMTTPFNETWRYDPTRQTLADYAVDVADETALPTLETSLENIGEYQRRLWANRKRAVLLIVHGLDASGKDSLIRTLATYMDPAGFHAWSFGRPQGVEARHDFLWRVVPMLPAFGELTAFNRSHHEGVIAERLWPIHADDHYNWQARYEAIRGFENNLVREGTTVIKCWLRLTEDEHRRRLVTRLDKPRKRWKFDPSDVEAWQRRDEYLARAEEAIAATHTAEAPWFIIPGDRKPVARAVVAAMLDEQLQALAPDYPEADEKTLKAYRKLLT, via the coding sequence ATGATGACCACCCCGTTCAACGAAACCTGGCGCTACGACCCCACGCGGCAGACCCTGGCCGACTACGCCGTGGACGTGGCCGACGAGACGGCGCTGCCCACGCTGGAAACCAGCCTGGAGAACATCGGCGAGTACCAGCGCCGGCTCTGGGCCAACCGCAAGCGCGCGGTGCTGCTGATCGTGCACGGCCTCGACGCCAGCGGCAAGGACAGCCTGATCCGCACCCTGGCCACCTACATGGATCCGGCGGGCTTCCACGCCTGGTCCTTCGGCCGCCCCCAGGGTGTGGAGGCGCGTCACGATTTCCTGTGGCGCGTGGTGCCCATGCTGCCGGCGTTTGGCGAGTTGACCGCCTTCAACCGCAGTCACCACGAAGGTGTGATCGCCGAGCGCCTGTGGCCGATCCACGCGGACGATCACTACAACTGGCAGGCCCGCTACGAAGCCATTCGCGGTTTCGAAAACAACCTGGTGCGCGAGGGCACGACGGTCATCAAGTGCTGGCTGCGCCTGACCGAAGACGAGCACCGCCGCCGCCTGGTTACCCGCCTGGACAAGCCCCGCAAGCGCTGGAAGTTCGACCCCTCCGACGTCGAGGCCTGGCAGCGGCGGGATGAGTACCTGGCCCGTGCCGAGGAAGCCATCGCCGCCACCCACACCGCCGAGGCGCCGTGGTTCATCATTCCCGGCGACCGCAAGCCGGTGGCCCGGGCCGTCGTCGCGGCCATGCTGGACGAACAGCTCCAGGCCCTGGCACCGGACTACCCGGAGGCGGACGAGAAAACCCTCAAGGCCTACCGCAAGTTGCTGACCTGA
- a CDS encoding ExeM/NucH family extracellular endonuclease — MRSRKLTLAAAVAGLLAGPAQAGLVISEYIEGSGNNKAIELLNTGSDPVDLTAWEIQVFFNGSTSAGVTLDLQGEVAAGANHVYAHSASDDAILAVADQTTGAGLFNGDDAVVLLNGGAIVDSIGQVGEDPGSYWGNDDVRTQNQTLRRRDGTDPDADPYNAFDPAVSYDAYGQDSFDDLGAADGNGGEPTDPGDVDMTCGASATRISEIQGSGATSPLVDTGVVVEATVTAYAAGDNGLGGFYIQEEADDQDGNPATSEGLFVYEPGAAVSVGDRVRIAGQVVEYSGLTELSSVSDLTVCGAGAAIEPVSIQLPWADADAPEARESMRVTFDQPLTVNDTYDLGRYGSLTLGSGRHFIPTQVVAPGTDAQLVAEMNALDSVILDDASNTQNPEVVPYPAPQLSAANTVRDGDRVSGLTGVLDYRFDAWRVQPVQAPTFVADNPRPGAPDLQDRGNLVVASFNVLNFFNGDGLGGGFPTARGANDAEELQRQTDKLVSAIRALDADVVGLMEIENDGYGENSAVAQLADALGSHWSYVDPGLAQLGGDAIAVALVYRSDRVETVGDAATLTGAPFVDLNRQPLAQTFRGLDSDDGVTVVVNHLKSKGCGDAEGANAAQGDGQGCWNASRTEAARALSSWLANDATGSGEDDVLVIGDMNAYALEDPITTLRNSGYTNLVDQFVGPQAYSYVYYGAAGTLDHALANEALADKVVDATVWPINADEPKVLDYNLEYQTAEQQASFYAPDAYRASDHDPVVIALAMGEAAPVASADLNGDGRIDGRDLTRLTLALLFGRASVDRHDIDGDGRVSVRDLFALIQAGREARRIA, encoded by the coding sequence ATGCGCTCACGCAAACTCACGCTGGCGGCCGCCGTGGCGGGGCTGCTGGCGGGTCCGGCCCAGGCCGGCCTGGTCATCAGCGAGTACATCGAAGGCTCCGGCAACAACAAGGCGATCGAGCTGCTAAACACCGGCAGCGACCCGGTGGACCTGACCGCCTGGGAAATCCAGGTCTTCTTCAACGGCAGTACCTCTGCCGGGGTGACCCTCGACCTGCAAGGCGAGGTGGCCGCCGGCGCCAACCACGTCTACGCCCACAGCGCCTCGGACGACGCGATCCTGGCGGTCGCCGACCAGACCACCGGCGCCGGCCTGTTCAACGGCGACGACGCGGTGGTGCTGCTCAACGGCGGCGCGATTGTCGACAGCATCGGCCAGGTGGGCGAGGACCCGGGCAGCTACTGGGGCAATGACGACGTCAGGACCCAGAACCAGACCCTGCGCCGCCGTGACGGCACTGATCCGGATGCCGATCCCTACAACGCTTTCGACCCCGCCGTCAGCTACGACGCCTACGGCCAGGACAGCTTTGACGATCTCGGTGCCGCTGATGGCAACGGCGGCGAACCGACCGATCCGGGGGATGTGGACATGACCTGCGGCGCGTCCGCGACCCGGATCTCCGAGATCCAGGGCAGCGGCGCCACCAGCCCGCTGGTGGACACCGGCGTGGTGGTGGAAGCCACCGTGACCGCCTACGCCGCCGGCGACAACGGCCTGGGCGGTTTCTACATCCAGGAGGAAGCCGACGACCAGGACGGCAACCCGGCCACCTCCGAAGGGCTGTTCGTGTACGAGCCGGGCGCGGCCGTGAGCGTGGGCGACCGGGTACGCATCGCCGGCCAGGTGGTCGAGTACAGTGGCCTGACCGAGCTGAGTTCGGTCAGCGACCTGACCGTGTGCGGCGCCGGAGCCGCCATTGAGCCGGTGTCCATCCAGCTGCCCTGGGCTGACGCCGACGCGCCGGAAGCCAGGGAAAGCATGCGGGTCACCTTCGACCAGCCGCTGACGGTCAACGACACCTACGACCTGGGCCGCTACGGCAGCCTCACCCTCGGCAGCGGCCGTCATTTCATCCCCACCCAGGTGGTGGCTCCGGGCACCGATGCGCAACTGGTGGCGGAGATGAACGCCCTGGATAGCGTGATCCTGGACGACGCCTCCAACACCCAGAATCCGGAGGTCGTGCCCTATCCGGCGCCGCAGCTGAGCGCCGCCAATACCGTGCGCGATGGGGATCGGGTCAGCGGCCTGACCGGCGTGCTGGACTATCGCTTCGACGCCTGGCGCGTGCAGCCGGTGCAGGCGCCGACCTTCGTGGCCGACAACCCGCGCCCGGGCGCTCCGGACCTGCAGGACCGCGGCAATCTGGTGGTGGCGTCGTTCAACGTACTCAACTTCTTCAACGGCGATGGCCTGGGCGGCGGCTTCCCGACCGCACGCGGCGCCAACGACGCGGAAGAGCTGCAGCGCCAGACCGACAAACTGGTCAGCGCCATCCGCGCCCTGGACGCCGACGTGGTGGGGCTGATGGAGATCGAGAACGACGGCTACGGCGAGAACAGCGCGGTGGCCCAACTGGCCGATGCGCTGGGTAGCCACTGGTCCTATGTGGATCCGGGCCTGGCGCAGTTGGGCGGCGACGCCATCGCCGTGGCGCTGGTGTATCGCAGTGACCGGGTCGAGACCGTGGGCGACGCGGCGACCCTGACCGGTGCCCCGTTCGTCGACCTCAACCGTCAGCCCCTGGCCCAGACGTTCCGAGGGCTCGATAGCGACGATGGCGTGACCGTGGTGGTCAACCACCTCAAGTCCAAGGGCTGTGGCGATGCCGAGGGCGCCAACGCCGCCCAGGGCGACGGCCAGGGCTGCTGGAATGCCTCGCGCACCGAGGCGGCCCGGGCGCTCTCCAGCTGGCTGGCCAACGACGCCACCGGCAGCGGTGAGGACGACGTGCTGGTGATCGGCGACATGAATGCCTACGCCCTGGAAGACCCGATCACGACCCTGCGCAACAGCGGCTACACCAACCTGGTGGACCAGTTCGTCGGGCCCCAGGCGTACTCCTATGTCTACTACGGTGCGGCCGGCACCCTCGACCACGCCCTGGCCAACGAGGCGCTGGCGGACAAGGTCGTGGACGCCACCGTCTGGCCCATCAACGCCGACGAGCCCAAGGTGCTGGATTACAACCTGGAGTACCAGACCGCCGAGCAGCAGGCCAGCTTCTACGCGCCGGACGCCTACCGGGCCTCGGACCACGACCCGGTGGTGATCGCGCTGGCGATGGGCGAAGCGGCGCCGGTGGCGTCGGCGGACCTCAACGGCGATGGCCGCATCGACGGTCGCGATCTGACACGGCTGACCCTGGCGCTGCTGTTCGGCCGCGCCAGCGTCGACCGCCACGACATTGACGGCGACGGCCGGGTCAGCGTGCGCGACCTGTTCGCGTTGATCCAGGCCGGGCGTGAGGCGCGTCGTATCGCCTGA
- the choW gene encoding choline ABC transporter permease subunit, giving the protein MSWITEHQLPFGDFMEDVVDFLIDNGAGFFDAVSENLGGLIHGLTDALLWVPPGVLVALFTVAAHLRHRRWGLTAFTVISFLLIWNLGYWEDTMATLSLVLYATILCVVIGIPLGIYAAHHQWLYKGLQPILDLMQTIPPFVYLIPTLTLFGLGVVPGVISTVIFAIAAPVRLTYLGISQVPTELVEAGKAFGCTNRQLLFKIELPAAMSSIGAGITQCIMLSLSMVVIAALVGADGLGVPVVRALNTVDIGKGFEAGLAIVLLAIWMDRFFRQKNPGEAAA; this is encoded by the coding sequence ATGAGCTGGATAACCGAGCATCAATTGCCCTTCGGCGACTTCATGGAAGACGTTGTCGACTTCCTGATCGACAACGGCGCCGGTTTCTTCGACGCGGTTTCCGAGAACCTGGGCGGCCTGATCCACGGGCTGACCGACGCGCTGCTGTGGGTTCCGCCGGGCGTGCTGGTGGCCCTGTTCACCGTGGCCGCGCACCTGCGTCATCGCCGCTGGGGGCTGACCGCCTTCACCGTCATCAGTTTCCTGCTGATCTGGAACCTGGGTTACTGGGAAGACACCATGGCCACCCTGTCCCTGGTGCTGTACGCCACCATCCTGTGTGTGGTCATCGGGATACCGCTGGGGATCTACGCAGCGCATCACCAATGGCTGTACAAAGGCCTGCAGCCAATCCTCGACCTGATGCAGACCATTCCGCCCTTCGTCTACCTGATCCCCACGCTGACCCTGTTCGGCCTGGGTGTGGTGCCGGGCGTGATTTCCACCGTCATCTTCGCCATCGCCGCGCCGGTGCGGCTGACTTACCTGGGCATCTCCCAGGTGCCCACCGAGCTGGTGGAAGCCGGCAAGGCGTTCGGCTGCACCAACCGCCAGCTGTTGTTCAAGATCGAGCTGCCGGCGGCCATGAGCTCCATCGGCGCGGGCATCACCCAGTGCATCATGCTGTCCCTGTCGATGGTGGTGATCGCCGCACTGGTCGGCGCCGACGGCCTTGGTGTACCGGTGGTTCGCGCCCTGAACACCGTCGATATCGGCAAGGGCTTCGAGGCCGGCCTGGCCATCGTCCTGCTGGCGATCTGGATGGATCGCTTCTTCCGTCAGAAAAATCCCGGGGAGGCTGCCGCATGA
- a CDS encoding HD-GYP domain-containing protein, which translates to MIKRIPVSALRVGMFISDLNNDWIPHNNNRRRGVIRREELIARIAGLGVDYVYIDTDKGLDAPDAEPAQNVDRANERLLQEVGALAPYTQARTALEEEMVAARRVHSEAEGLVGNLMQDVKLGKAIDLAPVQELAEALQGSVFRNPNAMACLGRIREKDNYLLEHSVNLSVLMSIFGKAMQLSPQVMTETVVGALLHDIGKILIPDNILHKPGRLNPGEFEIMKQHAVHSHTLLASIEGIGELTLLTAAQHHERVDGGGYPAGLKGEEISIYGRMVAIADVYDAITANRVYHEGLTPTQGLKKLMEWSGSHLDPELVRQFIRCIGIYPVGSTVLLESGRLGVVVETNADDQRLPVVRLFYHTKFRMPVTLETLDLAAPGNQDRIVQAVDPAAYKLDIRRVLA; encoded by the coding sequence ATGATCAAGCGGATACCCGTTTCAGCCCTGCGGGTCGGCATGTTCATCTCCGACCTGAACAACGATTGGATACCCCACAACAACAACCGCCGCCGGGGCGTGATTCGCCGTGAGGAACTGATCGCCCGGATTGCCGGTCTGGGTGTGGACTACGTCTATATCGACACCGACAAGGGGCTGGACGCCCCCGACGCGGAACCTGCCCAGAACGTGGATCGCGCCAATGAGCGTCTGTTGCAGGAGGTGGGCGCACTGGCCCCCTACACCCAGGCCCGGACCGCCCTGGAGGAGGAGATGGTAGCGGCCCGCCGCGTCCACAGTGAGGCGGAAGGTCTGGTGGGCAACCTGATGCAGGACGTCAAACTGGGCAAGGCCATCGACCTGGCGCCGGTGCAGGAGCTGGCCGAAGCCCTGCAGGGCTCGGTGTTCCGCAACCCCAACGCCATGGCCTGCCTGGGCCGCATCCGCGAGAAGGACAACTACCTGCTGGAGCATTCGGTCAACCTGAGCGTGTTGATGTCCATTTTTGGCAAGGCCATGCAGCTGTCCCCGCAGGTGATGACCGAAACCGTGGTGGGCGCCCTGCTGCACGACATCGGCAAGATCCTCATTCCCGACAACATCCTGCATAAACCCGGCCGCCTCAATCCCGGCGAGTTCGAGATCATGAAACAGCACGCGGTGCATTCACACACGCTGCTGGCCAGCATCGAAGGCATTGGCGAGTTGACCCTGCTCACCGCGGCGCAGCACCACGAGCGGGTGGACGGTGGCGGTTATCCGGCAGGGCTCAAAGGGGAGGAAATCTCGATCTACGGCCGAATGGTTGCCATTGCCGACGTCTACGACGCCATCACCGCCAACCGCGTCTACCACGAGGGCCTAACGCCGACACAGGGGCTCAAGAAACTCATGGAGTGGAGCGGCAGTCACCTGGATCCGGAGCTGGTGCGGCAGTTCATCCGCTGTATCGGGATCTATCCGGTGGGGTCAACGGTACTGCTGGAAAGCGGTCGCCTGGGCGTGGTGGTGGAAACCAACGCGGACGACCAGCGCCTGCCGGTCGTCCGCCTGTTCTATCACACCAAATTTCGCATGCCGGTCACCCTGGAGACCCTGGATCTGGCCGCCCCCGGCAACCAGGACCGGATCGTGCAGGCGGTGGACCCGGCGGCCTACAAGCTCGACATACGGCGGGTGCTGGCCTGA
- a CDS encoding choline ABC transporter substrate-binding protein: MKKFFLALTGLLVGSAAVAAPNQECKTVRFADVGWTDITATTALTSEVLEGMGYSPEAKVLSVPVTYRSMKNEDIDVFLGNWMPTMEADIRPYLESGDVETLRANLTGAKYTLAVPKFVYDAGVHSFADIAKHADEFDNRIYGIEPGNDGNRLIQDMIDQNAFGLEDFRVVESSEAGMLSQVGRAVRRDNWIVFLAWEPHPMNANHDLKYLDGGDDFFGPNYGGATVHTNVRAGYTTECPNMGKLLNNLEFSLTMENEVMGLILNDGEDPRDAAHQWLSQNPEVLDKWLDGVTTLDGQPALPAVKASLK; this comes from the coding sequence ATGAAGAAGTTCTTTTTGGCTCTTACCGGTTTGCTGGTTGGCAGCGCCGCCGTGGCCGCGCCCAACCAGGAATGCAAGACCGTGCGCTTTGCGGACGTGGGCTGGACCGACATCACCGCCACCACGGCGCTGACCTCCGAAGTCCTCGAAGGCATGGGCTACTCGCCGGAAGCCAAGGTCCTGTCCGTGCCGGTCACTTACCGTTCCATGAAGAACGAAGACATCGACGTCTTCCTGGGCAACTGGATGCCCACCATGGAAGCGGACATCCGCCCGTACCTGGAAAGCGGCGATGTGGAAACCCTGCGCGCCAACCTCACCGGCGCCAAGTACACCCTGGCCGTGCCCAAGTTCGTCTATGACGCCGGCGTCCACAGCTTCGCCGACATCGCCAAGCACGCCGATGAGTTCGACAACCGCATCTACGGCATCGAGCCGGGTAACGACGGCAACCGCCTGATCCAGGACATGATCGACCAGAACGCCTTCGGCCTGGAAGACTTCCGCGTGGTCGAATCCAGCGAAGCCGGCATGCTGTCCCAGGTGGGCCGCGCCGTGCGTCGCGACAACTGGATTGTGTTCCTGGCCTGGGAACCGCATCCCATGAACGCCAACCACGACCTCAAGTACCTGGACGGCGGTGACGACTTCTTCGGTCCCAACTACGGCGGCGCCACCGTGCACACCAACGTCCGCGCCGGTTACACCACTGAGTGCCCGAACATGGGCAAGCTGCTGAACAACCTCGAGTTCTCCCTGACCATGGAGAACGAGGTCATGGGCCTGATCCTGAACGACGGCGAAGACCCGCGTGATGCGGCCCACCAGTGGCTGTCCCAGAACCCCGAGGTTCTCGACAAGTGGCTCGACGGCGTCACCACCCTCGACGGCCAGCCGGCCCTGCCGGCGGTCAAGGCGAGCCTCAAGTAA
- the choV gene encoding choline ABC transporter ATP-binding protein, with translation MIELENVNVVFGKQPQRALPLLEQGLGREEIRSRTDLVVGVQNANLSIKKGEICVLMGLSGSGKSSLLRCINGLNTVTSGAIRIQHDGQSVDFTQASEAVQRDIRTRRVSMVFQSFALMPWLTVEENVGFGLEMQGLGKAERREKVKRQLELVGLDGWANRRPDELSGGMRQRVGLARALATESEVLLMDEPFSALDPLIRHQLQDELLSLQEELQKTIVFVSHDLDEALKLGSHIAIMKDGQIVQHGKPEQIVLEPANDYVKSFVASTNPLNVLAAQSLMLPIEEVPADAEGNRCLNKRYDTWLHSPESAMEAVVTSQGQTFQTQSWQEGQAIDSLEQKPTCIAPGTPLRDAVEIRYFTGHSLLVEDGGAIIGAIGDRELYHAMLGKHLDDS, from the coding sequence ATGATTGAACTGGAAAACGTCAATGTGGTCTTCGGCAAGCAGCCGCAACGGGCGCTGCCGCTTTTGGAACAGGGCCTGGGGCGGGAAGAGATCCGCTCCAGGACCGATCTGGTGGTGGGCGTGCAGAACGCCAACCTGTCCATCAAGAAAGGCGAGATCTGCGTGCTGATGGGCCTGTCCGGCTCCGGCAAATCGAGCCTGCTGCGCTGCATCAACGGTCTCAACACCGTCACCAGCGGCGCCATTCGCATCCAGCACGACGGTCAGTCGGTGGACTTCACCCAGGCCAGCGAGGCGGTCCAGCGGGACATCCGCACCCGGCGCGTGTCCATGGTGTTCCAGAGCTTCGCCCTGATGCCCTGGCTGACCGTGGAAGAGAACGTCGGCTTCGGCCTGGAAATGCAGGGCCTGGGCAAGGCCGAGCGCCGCGAGAAAGTGAAGCGTCAGTTGGAACTGGTGGGGCTGGACGGCTGGGCCAACCGGCGCCCGGACGAGCTGTCCGGCGGCATGCGCCAGCGCGTCGGCCTGGCCCGCGCCCTGGCGACCGAATCCGAAGTGCTGCTGATGGACGAACCCTTCTCGGCGCTGGATCCGCTGATCCGCCACCAGTTGCAGGATGAGCTGCTGAGTCTGCAGGAAGAGCTGCAGAAGACCATCGTCTTCGTCAGTCACGACCTGGACGAGGCGCTCAAGCTGGGCTCCCACATCGCCATCATGAAGGACGGCCAGATCGTCCAGCACGGCAAGCCCGAGCAGATCGTACTGGAGCCGGCCAACGATTACGTCAAGAGCTTCGTGGCCAGCACCAACCCGCTCAACGTGCTGGCGGCCCAGTCGCTGATGCTGCCGATCGAGGAAGTGCCGGCGGACGCCGAGGGCAACCGCTGCCTCAACAAGCGCTACGACACCTGGCTGCATTCGCCGGAAAGCGCCATGGAGGCGGTGGTCACCAGTCAGGGGCAGACCTTCCAGACCCAGAGTTGGCAGGAGGGCCAGGCCATCGACAGCCTGGAGCAGAAGCCCACCTGCATCGCCCCTGGCACGCCCCTGCGCGACGCCGTGGAAATCCGTTACTTCACCGGCCACAGCCTGCTGGTTGAAGACGGCGGTGCCATCATCGGCGCCATCGGCGACCGCGAGCTGTATCACGCCATGCTGGGCAAGCACCTGGACGACAGCTGA
- a CDS encoding TatD family hydrolase, with protein MSKKKRREIPVFEQPIIETHCHLDYLKDRPLAETLAEARRVNIERVITIAVAPDNLATVRELTGEADFVYGTQGIHPHEAETYSDAVEAEIRQHVGGDKMVAVGEIGLDYFYDNADRDVQREVFRRQLQIACDTDRPVVIHSREADDDTIEILKEFEGTLKRRGVIHSFTSGPGLAQYALDQGWCLGFNGISTFNKAENVRDIIRMTPIEQLLLETDSPFLTPVPYRGRENAPFYIPFVAEKVAEVKDLPLDTVLETTYANSLRTFFPAG; from the coding sequence ATGAGCAAGAAGAAACGTCGCGAGATTCCGGTTTTCGAGCAGCCGATCATCGAAACCCACTGCCACCTGGATTACCTCAAGGACCGCCCCCTGGCGGAGACCCTGGCCGAGGCGCGCCGGGTCAACATCGAGCGCGTGATCACCATTGCCGTGGCGCCGGATAACCTGGCCACCGTGCGTGAACTGACCGGCGAGGCGGATTTCGTCTACGGCACCCAGGGCATCCATCCGCACGAGGCGGAGACCTACAGCGACGCCGTGGAAGCGGAAATCCGCCAGCACGTAGGCGGCGACAAGATGGTCGCGGTGGGCGAAATCGGCCTGGACTACTTCTACGACAACGCCGACCGGGACGTGCAGCGCGAGGTGTTCCGGCGCCAGCTGCAGATCGCCTGTGACACCGATCGCCCGGTGGTCATCCACAGCCGCGAGGCGGACGACGACACCATCGAGATCCTGAAAGAGTTCGAGGGCACCCTGAAACGTCGTGGTGTGATCCACAGCTTCACGTCCGGCCCCGGCCTGGCGCAGTACGCCCTGGATCAGGGCTGGTGCCTGGGCTTCAACGGCATCTCCACCTTCAACAAGGCGGAGAACGTGCGCGACATCATCCGCATGACACCCATCGAACAGCTGCTGCTGGAAACGGATTCGCCGTTCCTGACGCCGGTGCCCTACCGCGGCCGCGAGAACGCCCCCTTCTACATCCCGTTCGTGGCGGAAAAAGTGGCCGAGGTGAAAGACCTGCCCCTCGACACGGTGCTGGAAACCACCTACGCCAACAGCCTGCGCACCTTCTTCCCCGCCGGCTGA